In one window of Carcharodon carcharias isolate sCarCar2 chromosome 14, sCarCar2.pri, whole genome shotgun sequence DNA:
- the s1pr4 gene encoding sphingosine 1-phosphate receptor 4, translating to MLMKMNNNSECLIFFNRQQVDIILLHYNYTGKLENRRLPSDGVGAVRVIFMVVSCFIVIENLLVFLAILNNTRFRSWVYYCIANITLCDLLTGIVYIVNICLSGEKTFQITPTVWFIREGVLFFALAASTFSLLITAVERYATMVRPVPYASARKTYRVYTLIGLCWLVASLIGLLPLMGWNCICNFDECSTLLPLYSKSYILFCVVVFSIIIIGIVALYSGIYHLVRNSAKSVSSSKSRQKSVRLLKTVFMIVAAFVICWSPLFVLLLLDVFCSSPSCTKLHSMEWTITLAVINSAVNPVIYSFGSKEVRRAILKLLCCCLIKAGAPLPFLSRSESGLGASTDSSYRLRESFRNSKLMSPKKTLPKSEQ from the coding sequence ATGCTTATGAAAATGAATAATAACAGTGAATGCCTGATTTTCTTTAACAGACAGCAGGTGGATATCATTCTGCTGCATTACAACTACACTGGAAAGTTGGAGAACAGGCGGTTGCCCAGCGACGGCGTGGGTGCTGTCAGGGTTATCTTCATGGTAGTCAGTTGCTTCATCGTCATTGAGAACCTTTTGGTCTTCTTGGCTATCCTGAACAACACTCGCTTCCGGAGCTGGGTTTACTACTGCATTGCCAACATCACCCTCTGCGACCTACTGACGGGAATCGTCTATATTGTGAACATATGCCTGTCGGGTGAAAAGACCTTTCAAATCACCCCCACAGTCTGGTTCATTAGGGAAGGGGTCTTGTTCTTTGCGCTGGCTGCCTCGACATTCAGCTTGCTCATCACGGCGGTGGAAAGGTACGCGACCATGGTCAGACCTGTACCTTATGCCTCGGCCCGTAAAACCTATCGGGTGTACACCCTGATTGGATTGTGCTGGCTGGTGGCTTCCCTCATAGGCCTTTTGCCATTGATGGGATGGAACTGCATTTGCAACTTCGACGAGTGTTCCACCTTGCTGCCTTTGtactccaagagctatatcctCTTCTGTGTTGTGGTGTTCAGCATCATCATAATCGGGATAGTGGCACTCTACAGTGGCATCTACCACCTTGTCAGGAACAGTGCCAAGTCCGTGTCCAGCAGCAAAAGCCGGCAGAAATCCGTGCGGCTGCTCAAGACTGTTTTCATGATTGTTGCCGCCTTTGTGATCTGTTGGAGCCCCCTCTTTGTGCTGCTCCTTCTCGACGTCTTCTGCTCCTCGCCATCCTGCACGAAGCTGCACAGCATGGAATGGACCATCACCTTGGCTGTCATCAACTCGGCCGTCAACCCAGTCATTTATTCATTTGGAAGCAAGGAGGTGAGGCGAGCCATTCTCAAACTGCTGTGCTGCTGCCTCATCAAAGCTGGTGCTCCCCTGCCATTCCTGAGCAGGAGTGAGTCTGGCCTCGGAGCCTCCACCGACAGCTCCtacagactgagggagagcttcCGAAATTCCAAATTGATGAGTCCAAAGAAAACTTTGCCCAAGTCAGAACAATAG